The following is a genomic window from Bombus vancouverensis nearcticus chromosome 15, iyBomVanc1_principal, whole genome shotgun sequence.
GAGAGGCAAGTGTGTACCATGCTCTGGTTGTaatatttttggaattttttgcATGGGGTTTATTAACCATGCctgttatttctgtattaaatattacatttcCAAATCATACGTTCCTGATGAATGGTTTGATAATGGGCATTAAAGGAATCTTATCATTTCTTTCTGCACCATTACTTGGTGCCTTGTCTGATGTATGGGGTCGAAAATTCTTTCTACTCATCACAGTAGCCTTCACATGTGCACCGATTCCTCTAATGAGCATTAATACATGGTGGTTCTTTGCTATGATCTCCATCAGTGGTGTCTTTGCTTGCACATTTTCAGTGGTGTTTGCATATGTTGCTGATGTTACTGAGGAACATCAAAGATCTCCGGCATATGGTttagtaagtattttattgcaaaatttattatataatttatagtatTTTGTACCGTTTTCTTCATAAATTTACTTTATTAGGTATCTGCAACTTTTGCTGCAAGTATGGTAATAAGCCCAGCATTGGGAGATTATGTCATGAAAGTGTATGGAGAAAATCTTGTGGTTGCATTAGCAACAGCTATTGCAGTGTTGGATGTGTTTTTTATATTAGTGGCTGTACCTGAAAGTTTGCCTGAAAAAGCTCGTCCACCAGCACCTATTTCTTGGGAGCAGGCAGACCCCTTTGCTTATCTTGGAAAGGTAATTTGAAATATCATATATAAAAGACCCAAATTACTGAATTTATGTTAAAAATAGATATTTTCACTATTTTAGAAGTTTTTGTATTCTATTCTAAATAGgatgtttaaattaattaaagataCTTATCTTTATTTgacataataataattaaaattaaaatattaatataattttgatattttaggTTGGCAAAGATTACACTATTTTAATGTTGTGTATTACTGTGTTCCTGAGCTATCTTCCTGAAGCAGGACAGTATAGTTGTATATTTGTCTACTTGACTAAGGTTATGGGATTTACTGCTTTAATGGTAGCATTTTTTATTGCTGTGGTTGGAATTTTAAGCGTTGGCGCTCAAACTCTCTTGGGCGTTTTGATAAAGACACTTGGCAGTAAACATACTATAATGTTGGGCCTTCTATTTGAGATGTTACAACTCATGTGGTTTGGCTTCGGTTCACAAACATGGTAATTTTTTCTTGTTCATGCTTACAAACTTTTAATTTGTGAAGTAAAGTTTCAGTAAGACATTACTTATATTCTATTATAACttggttttaataaaaatagaattttatgaaTTCTATTAGATATTTCTGTAATTTTAAGGATGATGTGGGCAGCTGGAGTGCTTGCTGCTGTGTCAAGTATTACATATCCTGCAATCTCTGCGTTTATATCCATGCATTCTGATGCAGATAAACAAGGTTTGGTACAAGGCATGGTAACCGGAATGCGTGGATTATGTAATGGTCTAGGGCCAGCAATGTTTGGAGTaatcttttatctttttcgcgTTGATCTCAACGACAATTCTCCTTCCCTTCCTGCAAGGCCATCTCCAttagatgaaaataataaaacaggaACTGCCACGCAACATCTTGATATTATGCCACAAATAGTAACCCAGGTAGATTTGATTAAAAGTTAAGATATGATTATAGTTAAATTGATATAAGTACTGCAACAAAATCTATATTTTCAGCTTGTACCAGGACCACCATTTGTGTTTGGTGCATTACTTGTGATATGTGCATTACTAGTAGCTGCATTTATACCTGAATCAAACACAATGCCAACTGGTCCATTACATCATCCATCCACCTCCCGGAGGCTCTCCGGTAAATACGCATATCAGAAATGTACGTTAAAGGTTGTCAGTTATGTTAAAATTCAGATGTATTTTTGGTGGTGGATTTTATTGTAAGTCAATTTGAATAACAATAGTAGCCGAACGATGGTACAGTAAAATATGAAGAtcgtatattaattttataaaaagggATACCATAGTAATCTTCGGATAAGCAACCGGGAAATGGATTTGctcgtaattaatttattaagattggattttctttttaatagatTTTGTTCTTTACTAGCTGTTTCTCACCAACAAGACTTGAATCTTTCATTAACATTACGCTTAACATATAAACAGTGTGATCGCATATCCGGAAATTATTATCTTagctattaatataattaaaatacatctatattttatataacacatatgtAACTCATAAAAAATGTCTTGTATGTTATACACGCGTGTGTGCACACGTTTATATATACATGGTTATATTAAGTTTTGCTATGATTTAAGGTTTATCCTTGGATGTACATTATGAGGGAGACAAATTGGGAAGCGGGAAAGGAAAAATAGGGCCGCTGTCACCTCTAGTCGACAATTGCAACTCTGCTGCTCTATAGCTATTGTAAAAACAAAGACGAGCTACAAGAAAGAAGAGGGACATGTACCTTTGTGATAAAACTCTATCTTTAGAGAAACGGTTACTATCAAGTGCACCTACTACACAAGGACTTTAAAAAAGCTgtctatattgtattatattatatctttaaGTCAATAACTGAGGTTATCTTAGGATTATCAATCCACTTAATGTTTAGGTTACGAAAAATTTTACAAGCAGTGCTGTTTTAATGACATTTAGGTTGAGCTAAACATTAAGTTCGATCGTTTTAggtatattttgttatataaaaagttaaaattttacatttaaaaaaaaaaggagattgTAATATTATCTTATACCAAGTACCGGACACCTCATTCATTCATTCTGATTCATTTATCAGTGACTCCTGGTTTGTGTAGCTTGCCAATGCATAAAACGATAAAACGAATGAAAGTTGTAACCAGTATTTTTACTAGACTTATAACGTAAAAACTCTATAACTTTTTGTGTAAAAACTTTTTTTATAATGTATGTTATTCATCGCTTATTAGGATCACATAAGAGGGGCaacaattttgtataatttaggCAAGAGCACCTGTTACTTTGATCACCAGCATTATAAATTTTTTGTTTGGATATTTTCTGACATTTTTGTGAATTGTCTTTGGAAAACAAAATCTTATTTATTTGCGGATGTACTTTGTCTCATTTTTCATGCATTCCTTTGTTTTAAGCATACCTTTGAAttaacgaagaaagaagagtGCAATAGTCGCGAAAAAAATGGAAAGACGTTGTAAATGAAACTTTTACGTAGTTGAAATAGAGAATAAGTTTCCAATCGCATATAATACCTAGTAAGAGTTAGCTGATGTTTGTAAAGTACGTTAACTATcttttttgcataaatatttattttaataattagacATCAACAGAATGAATTCAATGGCCTTAatcagaaagaaaaaaaaaacaatttatatgaaattataCTTTGCCATTTGAAGGCAATGGTAGATTTTGATCAAGAGTGTTATGAACATTATTAGTCGAATGCTGACGGCGTTACTCAAACGTTAAAATGTGCATGTTATAAATTGGAGTCATTGATGTTAACAAAATACAATAGTGTAGTGTATTTGTGCATTTTACTTGTAATTTGAAAGAATTAGTGTCTGCGGAATTATATGTGCATTGCCATAGTCCACATAACTCTCTGAATTTGAAATCAACATTAGAATAAATTTCGATGTTGCGTTAAAATTTGCATAATACTATGTTTGTTTTATAACAAATGTAAGACTACTTCGACATATTCGAAATGAAATTAGCTTTATTGTTCATAATTTTGTTCAGTATACATGAAATTATAACTGTCATTCGTTACGAGATAATTCACGATAAAAGAGGATGCTCAAATCCCATCGAAAACCAAAGAACGACTTAGTAGCAGACATCCTATTCAAGAGTTGTAATATTAGAAAACAGTAGGAACTCATGAAATTATGATGCAATGCGTGag
Proteins encoded in this region:
- the LOC117157203 gene encoding hippocampus abundant transcript 1 protein isoform X2, whose translation is MKLKKRKSLCAQCVNMPAKVSKKVVGMIVRSRKFIIKDGVITSSGIGEASVYHALVVIFLEFFAWGLLTMPVISVLNITFPNHTFLMNGLIMGIKGILSFLSAPLLGALSDVWGRKFFLLITVAFTCAPIPLMSINTWWFFAMISISGVFACTFSVVFAYVADVTEEHQRSPAYGLVSATFAASMVISPALGDYVMKVYGENLVVALATAIAVLDVFFILVAVPESLPEKARPPAPISWEQADPFAYLGKVGKDYTILMLCITVFLSYLPEAGQYSCIFVYLTKVMGFTALMVAFFIAVVGILSVGAQTLLGVLIKTLGSKHTIMLGLLFEMLQLMWFGFGSQTWMMWAAGVLAAVSSITYPAISAFISMHSDADKQGLVQGMVTGMRGLCNGLGPAMFGVIFYLFRVDLNDNSPSLPARPSPLDENNKTGTATQHLDIMPQIVTQLVPGPPFVFGALLVICALLVAAFIPESNTMPTGPLHHPSTSRRLSGKYAYQKCLSLDVHYEGDKLGSGKGKIGPLSPLVDNCNSAAL
- the LOC117157203 gene encoding hippocampus abundant transcript 1 protein isoform X3, which encodes MPPGAKGGAEGLGPSCSEIHNSQEHAIAKLTPSLTFAQQCYRHLKSSGIGEASVYHALVVIFLEFFAWGLLTMPVISVLNITFPNHTFLMNGLIMGIKGILSFLSAPLLGALSDVWGRKFFLLITVAFTCAPIPLMSINTWWFFAMISISGVFACTFSVVFAYVADVTEEHQRSPAYGLVSATFAASMVISPALGDYVMKVYGENLVVALATAIAVLDVFFILVAVPESLPEKARPPAPISWEQADPFAYLGKVGKDYTILMLCITVFLSYLPEAGQYSCIFVYLTKVMGFTALMVAFFIAVVGILSVGAQTLLGVLIKTLGSKHTIMLGLLFEMLQLMWFGFGSQTWMMWAAGVLAAVSSITYPAISAFISMHSDADKQGLVQGMVTGMRGLCNGLGPAMFGVIFYLFRVDLNDNSPSLPARPSPLDENNKTGTATQHLDIMPQIVTQLVPGPPFVFGALLVICALLVAAFIPESNTMPTGPLHHPSTSRRLSGLSLDVHYEGDKLGSGKGKIGPLSPLVDNCNSAAL
- the LOC117157203 gene encoding hippocampus abundant transcript 1 protein isoform X4; this translates as MPVISVLNITFPNHTFLMNGLIMGIKGILSFLSAPLLGALSDVWGRKFFLLITVAFTCAPIPLMSINTWWFFAMISISGVFACTFSVVFAYVADVTEEHQRSPAYGLVSATFAASMVISPALGDYVMKVYGENLVVALATAIAVLDVFFILVAVPESLPEKARPPAPISWEQADPFAYLGKVGKDYTILMLCITVFLSYLPEAGQYSCIFVYLTKVMGFTALMVAFFIAVVGILSVGAQTLLGVLIKTLGSKHTIMLGLLFEMLQLMWFGFGSQTWMMWAAGVLAAVSSITYPAISAFISMHSDADKQGLVQGMVTGMRGLCNGLGPAMFGVIFYLFRVDLNDNSPSLPARPSPLDENNKTGTATQHLDIMPQIVTQLVPGPPFVFGALLVICALLVAAFIPESNTMPTGPLHHPSTSRRLSGKYAYQKCLSLDVHYEGDKLGSGKGKIGPLSPLVDNCNSAAL
- the LOC117157203 gene encoding hippocampus abundant transcript 1 protein isoform X1; the encoded protein is MPPGAKGGAEGLGPSCSEIHNSQEHAIAKLTPSLTFAQQCYRHLKSSGIGEASVYHALVVIFLEFFAWGLLTMPVISVLNITFPNHTFLMNGLIMGIKGILSFLSAPLLGALSDVWGRKFFLLITVAFTCAPIPLMSINTWWFFAMISISGVFACTFSVVFAYVADVTEEHQRSPAYGLVSATFAASMVISPALGDYVMKVYGENLVVALATAIAVLDVFFILVAVPESLPEKARPPAPISWEQADPFAYLGKVGKDYTILMLCITVFLSYLPEAGQYSCIFVYLTKVMGFTALMVAFFIAVVGILSVGAQTLLGVLIKTLGSKHTIMLGLLFEMLQLMWFGFGSQTWMMWAAGVLAAVSSITYPAISAFISMHSDADKQGLVQGMVTGMRGLCNGLGPAMFGVIFYLFRVDLNDNSPSLPARPSPLDENNKTGTATQHLDIMPQIVTQLVPGPPFVFGALLVICALLVAAFIPESNTMPTGPLHHPSTSRRLSGKYAYQKCLSLDVHYEGDKLGSGKGKIGPLSPLVDNCNSAAL